In the genome of Dermatophagoides farinae isolate YC_2012a chromosome 4, ASM2471394v1, whole genome shotgun sequence, the window aagtaaaaaacaaaacaaaaaagaagaaagcCTTTCTACCATACTACCTCATtatgaaaccaaaaattaaaaaaaaaatatttcatcataaagaaaaacaacaacgtaataataattcacacatttatccatccatctttgtaaattgaatgaaaaaaaaaattggataaaaGCATGTCAACTGTCTCAATTTGTTATAAATGTATTTGTAAaatgtattatttttttctaatcatcatcatcatcatcataatcatcatttttttaaatatatcACATCGATTTTTATATACGGCAAAGCAgagaatcaaaacaaaaaacaaaatgattatcgttttttttaatgattgtataattcatattcaaagtgatttttttctcttattttattgatcgttaatttcaaatttttgaaaaaaaaacaaactaccaacaagaagaaataacaacatttcaattttaatttattttattattcgttgCACATGTattcactcattcattcattcactcactCTACATATATACATCAATTTCATAATATTCGGCACTGatcgattcattgattcatcattgatcattccTATCCAATAttcaccaacatcatcattattggaaaAGAATATTATTCTATCTATTctcatatatattttttttctacttttttttacaatcgattatatattattatttgataataatttcattaataaaatattcattatcgatcgattgaatttattatttcatcacaCCTGTTGATTTTTGGAATTAAATCTCTCTCAACAAActtgtacacacacacagacgcTAGTGTGTGTTAATATATCcgtatttgatattttttatatCACAAAATTGCCCTCTAGtggattgaaattgaatttttttcatgtcgGGAAtggaattcatttattatgaGTCAAAATTTTTGACCTTTGAAATATTAtaataagaagaaaatattcattcaattattttttctgtataAAATCACGTGATATGATAAGCTGCATAATTTCATTGGTGCCTTCCAATATACGATGTACACGTGAATCACGTAATAATTGTTGTAATGGAAAATCTTTTAGATAACCATAACCACCGAATAATTGTaaacattgatcaatgatcatgaatGCTTTTTCCGTTGCTATTAGTTTTCCGGCCGCAActaatgatggtaatggcACAGTTTTGACATTCATTTCAGTATCATTGGTTTCTGCATCAAATCTTCTTGCAGCCGATCGTATAAATAGCCGTGAAGCAACTAATTCGGAAGCAAGTAAAGCCAATTTGAATTGTGTATTCTGAAACGAAGCTATTGTACGATTAAATTGTTTACGATCCGATGTATATGCTATCGTTTCTTCTAATGCCCATTGTGCTGCACCCAATGAACACGCCGATATATTGATTCGACCACCATTTAGGCCATCCATTGCCATTTTAAAACCTTGACCTTCTTCACCTACTAAATTCTCCACTGGTACTTTACAATCTTCCATGATGACCGCTCGTGTAGGTTGAGTATTCCagccaagttttttttcttttttaccAAAACTAAGACCTTCGGTGCCTTTTTCAATTAACAGGCATGAAATTCCTTTTGGACCAGAAGGACCTGTGCGACACATGACTACATATACATCactatcaccaccaccacttaTGAATGCTTTACTGCCGTTTActatagaaaaaatcaatattttattcatcaaataaacgATAATGGTAACAATGTTCAATCGATCTCACCGATGTAATATCCATCTTTGCGTACAGCACTCGTGCTCAGATTACCCGCATCGGATCCAGCACCTGGTTCAGTTAAACAATATGATGCCATTTTTTCAAAGCTAATTAAATCgggtaaatattttttcttcaattcttTATTAGCATAACTACTGATTAGATTGGAAGCCATATTATGTATGGTCAACAATGCCGTTGTAGAAACACAACCTTGTGCTAAagcttcaacaacaatcgatgtTTCCAGTCGACTAAGACCAGTACCACCATCTTCGATAGGTATATACAAACCACCAAATCCTAGTTCGgcacattttttcatttgatcacgtggaaaatattctttttcatccCATTCTTGCATGTATGGTCGAAATTCATTTACACTGAAATTGTAGGCCATTTCCTGCAATTGTATTTGATCGGTTGTTAATTCAAACGATGGATCGATAATCGTATTGATCGATGTGGATTGAAATCTTCTAGATTTATGTTTACATCGAAAATTAATGGATAAATTTcgaagaaaattatttctaCATAAAACACTAGCCataatatttgatgaatgatttgaaagAAATTAATTCACAAACGGTCAGAActgaattcattgaatgtttgAAGAAACGATGATGAAGGACGACCAGCAAATGAGCCGCAAatcttgaatgaaaaattgtagTGTGTTTTCTCTTTTATTCTTATACTCATCGATGAATGTTGCCAGATAAAATTTCATGAACAgacgtgttttttttcattttcgattcatAAATGTACATTTTTCAccagaaaaattatcattcgatTATATTTGTCATGTCAAATTTCAAAAGCTATTCACACATAAGAATTTggatattaaaaaaatttattatcatcaaaatgaccCCATGTGTGAATTAAAAGCTAATCCGAAAAAATGTACAAAGATAATTAACGGAACGTTTTTTCATGTTAGGATTTTCAGATCATTATAACAAATTCCAAAGTTTAGTACAATAAATATCGAAAGATATTTAGTTGCTAATTCAAataacagcaaaaaaaaagttcgaTGATTGATGTTCTAATTAAAAATGGAGCTtttgcaacaaaaattatcaatggaaaattaaTCCAAATAtcaattaaatcattttatccacgaataaatggattgattatcaacaaGGGGTGTAAGCATTTATAATGCGATTACTGATATCTTCATAAACAATGTTCAGATAAAAAAGCGCGTATTGATTTGCGCAGACGTTAACCAATCTGACTCGGAGTTCAATGATTAACTttgaaaacagaatttttaatttttttgtctaaaGTTTTTTgctaaaattatttttttttcaaaagaaaatacGATGAATTCGAATATTCCAACGTTTAGTTCAAAGAAACAATCATCCAGCTCACGGATACCGAATATATCGTCAATACCAAGACCATCGAGGAttccgacaacaacaaaaaaaccatcgAATCAAAATGTCATGTATAGCGGCATCAAACGGCCACGACCAAACGATCCACCCATTTCACATATTCCAACATCCTTAACTAAATTTAAACGTTCAGCACCATTATCGTTGATGAAATCGAAAATAAGTCATCATGATATGATAGAGGATTCGAATGTCTCTGATCTTAAATTAGATTTTTCAGGTACATTTCGTTCACCAATATCGATGATCAGTCGCAATTCATCGGCAATGtctattgattcaaaattacTAAATGTTCCGAATACAAATGCAAACAGCTCAAAAATATCAAGTAATAGTTCATTAATCGAAGAACCAACGATTATTACACGAAACGTTGAATCGAAAGCAACCAGTCCTATGGTAGATTGGAAAACAATCACCAAAGATACTGAATTAATCTCATACAAAGTTCGTATCAATGTTCTAAAGAATGAAGCTGATGAATTAGAACGTAAAAATTCCAAGTTACGAATCGATAATGAAGTGAATGCAACTCgatatcaaaatgaaatcgaaGAATACAAGAGTCGAACAAAAGACTTGCAGAACGAAATTCGAACATTgaaagagaatgaaaaaaaattgaaatatgaatttgatgaatttcaaaaacttCATCTTGAACAATccaaattgatcgataaacaaaatattgaacATGAAAAAGTGATTGCCAAATTAAAAGAAGAGTTGTTTAAAGCCAAATCCGATGCAGAAACACAACGATGTCAATTATCAATGGATACATTGAATTTCGAACATCGTATCAGCCTTCTTCAATCCGAAAATGATCAACTGAGACAGGAAAATGAATTACATCGTTCGAATTCAttagattttgatttaaaaaacaaagaaattgATACATTAAAaactgaattgaataaagcaaattcaacaatcgaACAATTGCGAACAGAATTGAAATCTTTTGAAGAAGGCaaaaaattagaatcaaTTCTGCAAGGTGAATTAAGCCAATTACGTTGTGTAAAAGATGAGAATGTTCAACTTAAAAATAAACTTGATCTCTTATCACGTGTACACGAAGAGAATGTGATgctgaatgaaaaattattcggGCATGAAACGAAGATCGAAATATTACgacaacaattgaatcagAAAAATATCGACATACATTCTTTTCAATCGAATAAGgccaaattattgaaatggaCAGAGATCGTTGGAATTGATTCGCccgaaattgttgttgataaaataaaGACGCTCACTGAAAATGTAACAATattgaatgttgaaaatgatctACTAAAATCTAATGTCAAAACATTAGAGGAAAAAATATCgaacgaaaattttcattccaaatctaatgaatcaaatttaaagAATGCTGAAGCTAAGATTGTCCAGATTGAACAGATTTTAGAACATAGCAACAAAAAGTGTCTGTTCCTATCCAAAGAGGTTgattattacaaaaaaatgagagcACAAGATTCTTCTATCAATAAAAATGCCGATATAaataatggccaaaaaatcaatgaattagaATCGATTATCGAACAATATAAAACGGCGGCCAACAAATTTGAATCAGAATTAAATGAAGCAAGAAACGAATTAGAAACAAAACGATCGATGGGTAAAGAGAATGaagaattaaaaaatgaaattcgaaGAATCAAAGAATTGAATCCACATATTTGTACGAATGTATCAATGTTAGATTGTTCAACATTACAAACGAATGAGAAACAATATCGTGTGTTACATTTGATAGAAAATCCCGTGTCAtgggaaatgaaaaaacgtATCGAAGAATTGGGAAAATTaagagaagaaaatgaaCGTTTAAAATGTCTTGTAGAAATTATGGAACGTGGAGAACTAAATAATGCCGATATTACTAGACAGATTGATGAAGGATTACAATATCGTTTTAAAGTGAAAAAACTGGAAGAAAAACTAGCagaatatgaacaaaaaacaatcatattgaatgataaatttaaGGAAAAATGTTATCGTTTTCGTCAATGTTGCATGGAAGTTACTGGATATCAAGTCGATGATTTGTATCGAAATAAATATCGTGTACGGCATAAATATGCACTTAAAAATGCATTCTCAATTGAATTCGATGGCAAAACGATTCGATTAATCGAAGAtgaaacaacagcaaaatttaacgataaaattgaattgtataTCAACGAACACAAAAGTTTGCCAGCATTTTTTGCAAGCTATACACTGGAATTATTGAAAGAACAGACAatgttttaatcatcatcataattattatttttcattaattattaatttttttttgatttgaaaaaaataatgattcatatttttcattcaacgtTGGTCTTTTTCATAAGACTTGACAATAAATGATATGTTGCAAAGTATTGTTtcttttgtgatttttttgccTGTATAATGTATTCATTCAAAGAATTCCTGTGAATACGAAAAAAGCGAAttaattgaagaatttttttttttatatccaCTACTTACCTAATGATTGATAACCGttcttcatcatttcgattttcaGCCATAAACCATTGACTATAACGACTGATTGACCAATCCTTGAATTTATGTGGcgatttcaattcatccGTTGTATGatttgcaatgaaaaaatatatgacCAAATAATAGGGAATTGGATCACCAACAATGGGTGCGTCACATAGTTCTTccggtgataataataacaatgttttgaatgcttttaatatttgaaatgatcGACCAACATCACCAAGGCGATCGCAGATTGGAATGATTGCCTCTTCTAATTGGgtaaaatcattgaaaattttttgtctaCCCATTGCCGATACCGGACGTATTAGACAATTTTGtaataaaaagaaatcaatgacaaatgcggccatttgatgaattcttcaacgagaaacaaaaaacaataaattataaataatttttgttgtaataatttatttattaccTTTCTTTGATAATTTCTGCATCATTTggatattgttgaaaataatctCTTGATATGCGAGCAATGAATCGTTGCAGTTCTTTCATGTAAAGTGAACAATTACTAGGCATAATTTTGCTtcgaatgataaaataaattattattagaaaaatcattttcaaaataataacataCCTGTTAatatcatatttttcattatgaatgGTAAGAATTATATCCTCGATTGCATCCTGTATCGATTTGATGAATGGTTCAAATGTATTCAAtattaaattatcaattgatttcaatgatgatgatgtttctaTTAAATGTTTCTTaagaatcgattgatttttatcattatttatgatTAGATTCTTTAATTgtttatgaaaataatttaacgaatatataatcaatgaattatgTCGTTGATTTATTGTGAATTTGCCGATCACTTGTGTagcatcaccatcattcgATACTAATTGTTCACAtttaaatacaaacaaattgattgttttgacAATATTTCGACATACGGATTCTAATAACAtggaatcaaaatttgatgctacaatttcattcgaaatatCTTTAATTACCAAATCGACATCTTTTTCCGATggtattgaatcaattttctgatttttaATCACACCAACATTGGTGAATATTCGATTCACCGAttcgaataatgatgataatgaattcgAGAGGTAagcattttcaaattgtccAATAGTCGAACGTAATGTTATTTCATTCTCAATCTCTGGTTCATCGACGATGATTCGTTCAGaataatcaagaaaaaatgacaatatttttgaataatcGGATTCAATTAATCTTTTAATCGCTGGTGaccaatgaaataatttattaaatgaggcggaaaaaattcgaataatttcattccaaaattttcgaatcaattcatcacgattatcgataaattcaatcaataatgtttgtgtttgattatcacgacgttttttcaatatcttaatcattgttgaaatctgatgaaaatgaatgtaaagATTTTCAAGATTACATTTACAATTACTACGTATACTTGTTTTCATTAGATTATTCTgtcttgttgatgatggtatcgtcaatttcatttcattcatattcatatcatCGAATAATTTCGATAAAGATTGTTCAATTAATCGGCATTTTTCAACGATCAAATCATTGACAATCGAATCAAGTGAACGTAGATTGTGATATATTTGCAAAGCAGCAccgatattattattgtccaaTGATTCCAAACCATTACGAAGTAATGAATCTGCTTCGATAATTATTTTCGATTTAATTTGctgaaatttttccaaatctTTAGAAATACAATTTAATTTATGGAGTAAATTTTCCTCGTCCGATTGAATAATgccatcaatttcattgacatattgtgataatttaatgatttctttcaaaaaaatgcccgattcattttttgtcatatcattattcatatttgattcatcaattcGTTCCATTAGATACATGATACGTAACATTTTTCGTAGCAGATCACAAGTTTTCTGCAGCCGTGATAATAGAATAATCTCATGGTTAAGCTGTTGATATGGTGATTCgaatttcataatcatcaattccattgttttcattagaTTCTGTGATTTAATACCGATGAATCtcaaatcattatataattcATCAAGTTTAGATGCACGtcgaaaaaatgtttcacaatttttcgttgttaattgattgatattatttttcaactGTTCAATACCGGCAGCGATTTTTGAAATCTGTTCTGAAAACGGTAGATTATTCACCGATGCAATAGCATTCtgttgatcaaaattttcgGGCAAAAATTCCGAATAAATCGGATCCAtagattgttttttgttgttgtttgtcaacATTATACAAATTGTTCACAAttgttaattaattaatgatgaagaaaaaaaaattaagttTATTCAGAGAAAAGTTGtgaaaacggaaaaaaaatttgttacaCAAATGTTTATGAGATgaacacacaaaacaaaacttgtttacattaaaaaaaaaatttcgaattaATTTGCATTTCGAACTGGAGGTGAAATCAGTATGACACTATCACCACGTACAAACAACATTGGAATATTACGTTTATTTGTATTGATAAATTCTTCAAATGTCTCTTCATTCACTtcgattgttttgttcaCCTCTTCAACATCACTTAATACCatattcaaatgttgatcatAGGCATGTAGCCGGCCACGAAGTTCACGTTCATTACGTAATTTAACATAGATTCGTTCATCAAGACTTAAACGAATTAGATCGAGTGGTTCTTCAACGGTAATCGGTGCtgtctaaattttttttaatgcaaaaaataataatgataaatgagCCATAGACatgagtttttttcaatgcgATCAAAAAGACGATGATGTATTCATCGATGAcatcatgaaaataattaatagtcacatcatcaaatcaattatgaatttccaagttaaaaaataataacttACCTGATTTACTTCGTCACccatgatgattgtcaatgattataaattgataatgagctatgaatcaatttatttgctGGATAAAAAGaccagaacaaaaaatcgGTATTGGCAATATAATTCAAtacgattttgtttttgaatagcaaccgaaaaaaattccaagcATGTGTAAAGAAAGTATGTTGGGGAGGAGGAGTATCCAACTCTCCAATCAGACGTTCGAT includes:
- the LOC124489997 gene encoding isobutyryl-CoA dehydrogenase, mitochondrial; this encodes MASVLCRNNFLRNLSINFRCKHKSRRFQSTSINTIIDPSFELTTDQIQLQEMAYNFSVNEFRPYMQEWDEKEYFPRDQMKKCAELGFGGLYIPIEDGGTGLSRLETSIVVEALAQGCVSTTALLTIHNMASNLISSYANKELKKKYLPDLISFEKMASYCLTEPGAGSDAGNLSTSAVRKDGYYIVNGSKAFISGGGDSDVYVVMCRTGPSGPKGISCLLIEKGTEGLSFGKKEKKLGWNTQPTRAVIMEDCKVPVENLVGEEGQGFKMAMDGLNGGRINISACSLGAAQWALEETIAYTSDRKQFNRTIASFQNTQFKLALLASELVASRLFIRSAARRFDAETNDTEMNVKTVPLPSLVAAGKLIATEKAFMIIDQCLQLFGGYGYLKDFPLQQLLRDSRVHRILEGTNEIMQLIISRDFIQKK
- the LOC124489938 gene encoding uncharacterized protein LOC124489938 → MNSNIPTFSSKKQSSSSRIPNISSIPRPSRIPTTTKKPSNQNVMYSGIKRPRPNDPPISHIPTSLTKFKRSAPLSLMKSKISHHDMIEDSNVSDLKLDFSGTFRSPISMISRNSSAMSIDSKLLNVPNTNANSSKISSNSSLIEEPTIITRNVESKATSPMVDWKTITKDTELISYKVRINVLKNEADELERKNSKLRIDNEVNATRYQNEIEEYKSRTKDLQNEIRTLKENEKKLKYEFDEFQKLHLEQSKLIDKQNIEHEKVIAKLKEELFKAKSDAETQRCQLSMDTLNFEHRISLLQSENDQLRQENELHRSNSLDFDLKNKEIDTLKTELNKANSTIEQLRTELKSFEEGKKLESILQGELSQLRCVKDENVQLKNKLDLLSRVHEENVMLNEKLFGHETKIEILRQQLNQKNIDIHSFQSNKAKLLKWTEIVGIDSPEIVVDKIKTLTENVTILNVENDLLKSNVKTLEEKISNENFHSKSNESNLKNAEAKIVQIEQILEHSNKKCLFLSKEVDYYKKMRAQDSSINKNADINNGQKINELESIIEQYKTAANKFESELNEARNELETKRSMGKENEELKNEIRRIKELNPHICTNVSMLDCSTLQTNEKQYRVLHLIENPVSWEMKKRIEELGKLREENERLKCLVEIMERGELNNADITRQIDEGLQYRFKVKKLEEKLAEYEQKTIILNDKFKEKCYRFRQCCMEVTGYQVDDLYRNKYRVRHKYALKNAFSIEFDGKTIRLIEDETTAKFNDKIELYINEHKSLPAFFASYTLELLKEQTMF
- the fws gene encoding conserved oligomeric Golgi complex subunit 5 four way stop isoform X2, encoding MLTNNNKKQSMDPIYSEFLPENFDQQNAIASVNNLPFSEQISKIAAGIEQLKNNINQLTTKNCETFFRRASKLDELYNDLRFIGIKSQNLMKTMELMIMKFESPYQQLNHEIILLSRLQKTCDLLRKMLRIMYLMERIDESNMNNDMTKNESGIFLKEIIKLSQYVNEIDGIIQSDEENLLHKLNCISKDLEKFQQIKSKIIIEADSLLRNGLESLDNNNIGAALQIYHNLRSLDSIVNDLIVEKCRLIEQSLSKLFDDMNMNEMKLTIPSSTRQNNLMKTSIRSNCKCNLENLYIHFHQISTMIKILKKRRDNQTQTLLIEFIDNRDELIRKFWNEIIRIFSASFNKLFHWSPAIKRLIESDYSKILSFFLDYSERIIVDEPEIENEITLRSTIGQFENAYLSNSLSSLFESVNRIFTNVGVIKNQKIDSIPSEKDVDLVIKDISNEIVASNFDSMLLESVCRNIVKTINLFVFKCEQLVSNDGDATQVIGKFTINQRHNSLIIYSLNYFHKQLKNLIINNDKNQSILKKHLIETSSSLKSIDNLILNTFEPFIKSIQDAIEDIILTIHNEKYDINSKIMPSNCSLYMKELQRFIARISRDYFQQYPNDAEIIKERIHQMAAFVIDFFLLQNCLIRPVSAMGRQKIFNDFTQLEEAIIPICDRLGDVGRSFQILKAFKTLLLLSPEELCDAPIVGDPIPYYLVIYFFIANHTTDELKSPHKFKDWSISRYSQWFMAENRNDEERLSIIRNSLNEYIIQAKKSQKKQYFATYHLLSSLMKKTNVE
- the fws gene encoding conserved oligomeric Golgi complex subunit 5 four way stop isoform X1, with product MLTNNNKKQSMDPIYSEFLPENFDQQNAIASVNNLPFSEQISKIAAGIEQLKNNINQLTTKNCETFFRRASKLDELYNDLRFIGIKSQNLMKTMELMIMKFESPYQQLNHEIILLSRLQKTCDLLRKMLRIMYLMERIDESNMNNDMTKNESGIFLKEIIKLSQYVNEIDGIIQSDEENLLHKLNCISKDLEKFQQIKSKIIIEADSLLRNGLESLDNNNIGAALQIYHNLRSLDSIVNDLIVEKCRLIEQSLSKLFDDMNMNEMKLTIPSSTRQNNLMKTSIRSNCKCNLENLYIHFHQISTMIKILKKRRDNQTQTLLIEFIDNRDELIRKFWNEIIRIFSASFNKLFHWSPAIKRLIESDYSKILSFFLDYSERIIVDEPEIENEITLRSTIGQFENAYLSNSLSSLFESVNRIFTNVGVIKNQKIDSIPSEKDVDLVIKDISNEIVASNFDSMLLESVCRNIVKTINLFVFKCEQLVSNDGDATQVIGKFTINQRHNSLIIYSLNYFHKQLKNLIINNDKNQSILKKHLIETSSSLKSIDNLILNTFEPFIKSIQDAIEDIILTIHNEKYDINRYVIILKMIFLIIIYFIIRSKIMPSNCSLYMKELQRFIARISRDYFQQYPNDAEIIKERIHQMAAFVIDFFLLQNCLIRPVSAMGRQKIFNDFTQLEEAIIPICDRLGDVGRSFQILKAFKTLLLLSPEELCDAPIVGDPIPYYLVIYFFIANHTTDELKSPHKFKDWSISRYSQWFMAENRNDEERLSIIRNSLNEYIIQAKKSQKKQYFATYHLLSSLMKKTNVE
- the LSm3 gene encoding U6 snRNA-associated Sm-like protein LSm3; the protein is MGDEVNQTAPITVEEPLDLIRLSLDERIYVKLRNERELRGRLHAYDQHLNMVLSDVEEVNKTIEVNEETFEEFINTNKRNIPMLFVRGDSVILISPPVRNAN